From Pontibacter actiniarum, a single genomic window includes:
- the metK gene encoding methionine adenosyltransferase, whose amino-acid sequence MPYLFTSESVSEGHPDKVADQISDALLDEFLKQDPQSKVACETLVTTGLVVLSGEVKTEAYVDVQKVAREVIKRIGYTKSEYMFDADACGVISAIHEQSSDINQGVERANPEEQGAGDQGMMFGYATNETDNYMPLALSISHLLLQELSAIRKEGREMTYLRPDAKSQVTIRYNDNDVPEKIDTIVISTQHDEFVPAEGDTAEAKDAAEKKMVAKIKDDVDSILIPRVLEKLPERTQKLFNSDIIYHINPTGKFVIGGPHGDTGLTGRKIIVDTYGGKGAHGGGAFSGKDSSKVDRSAAYAARHIAKNLVAAGVANQALVQVAYAIGVAKPVGLYVTTYGSTKVNDANGHLMSDGEIAEKVGKLFDMRPYAIVQRYGLQNPIFSETAAYGHMGRTPGKKVVEVSVNGKKETREFETFTWEKLDYVDRIKAEFGL is encoded by the coding sequence ATGCCTTATTTATTTACATCTGAGTCTGTGTCTGAAGGGCACCCAGATAAAGTGGCCGACCAGATTTCGGATGCACTTTTAGATGAGTTCCTAAAGCAAGACCCGCAGTCTAAAGTAGCTTGCGAGACGTTGGTAACCACAGGCCTTGTGGTGCTGAGCGGCGAGGTGAAGACAGAAGCCTACGTAGACGTGCAAAAAGTGGCCCGCGAGGTAATCAAGCGTATTGGCTATACCAAATCAGAATATATGTTCGATGCGGATGCATGCGGAGTGATCTCTGCCATCCATGAGCAGTCGTCAGACATAAACCAGGGCGTGGAGCGTGCTAACCCCGAAGAGCAGGGAGCCGGCGACCAGGGAATGATGTTTGGCTATGCCACCAACGAAACTGACAACTACATGCCGCTGGCACTGAGCATCTCGCACCTGCTGCTGCAGGAGCTGTCCGCCATTCGTAAGGAGGGCAGGGAGATGACTTACCTGCGCCCGGACGCCAAGTCTCAGGTAACTATCCGCTACAACGATAACGATGTGCCGGAGAAGATCGACACGATCGTTATTTCCACGCAGCATGATGAGTTTGTGCCGGCCGAGGGAGACACTGCGGAGGCGAAAGACGCCGCTGAGAAAAAGATGGTAGCCAAGATCAAAGACGATGTGGACAGCATCCTGATTCCGCGCGTGCTGGAGAAACTGCCGGAGCGTACCCAGAAGCTGTTTAACTCCGATATCATCTACCATATTAACCCAACCGGTAAGTTTGTGATCGGTGGCCCGCACGGAGACACTGGCCTCACCGGCCGCAAAATCATCGTGGACACCTACGGTGGTAAAGGCGCACACGGTGGCGGTGCCTTCTCTGGCAAAGACTCCTCTAAGGTAGACCGTTCTGCAGCCTATGCGGCACGCCATATCGCCAAGAACCTGGTGGCTGCGGGTGTAGCGAACCAGGCGCTGGTACAGGTGGCCTACGCTATTGGTGTTGCCAAGCCGGTAGGCCTGTACGTAACAACCTACGGCTCTACGAAAGTAAACGATGCCAACGGGCACCTGATGAGCGACGGGGAGATTGCCGAGAAGGTAGGCAAGCTGTTCGATATGCGCCCTTACGCCATTGTGCAGCGTTACGGCCTGCAAAACCCGATCTTCTCAGAAACAGCTGCGTACGGCCACATGGGCAGAACCCCGGGCAAGAAAGTGGTGGAAGTTTCTGTGAACGGAAAGAAAGAGACGAGAGAGTTTGAGACCTTTACTTGGGAAAAACTCGATTATGTGGACAGGATCAAGGCTGAGTTCGGTCTGTAG
- a CDS encoding phosphatase PAP2 family protein, whose translation MKPILTILSALFFLAHSVCAQDDSPYRTSFKVDAPIIAAGMGLSAYGLKLMQDKEGLSEEQIMALDKDDVNGFDRFSAGYDSKNAKQISDFPFYGSFAMPVVMMLNDNVRSKAGQVVVLYVETMAVTGALFTMTNGNVERTRPLAYSDDVELSDKNDSNARNSFYAGHTAATASATFFAAKVFHDFNPDSPARPYVWAAAAAIPATVGYLRLKAGKHFLSDNLLGYGLGAAAGILVPQLHKKSNTRNISLIPVSGKHFSGALMTYTF comes from the coding sequence ATGAAACCTATACTAACGATACTTTCGGCCCTGTTCTTTTTAGCGCACAGCGTCTGCGCCCAGGATGACTCGCCCTACCGTACCAGCTTTAAGGTTGACGCCCCGATTATTGCGGCCGGCATGGGTCTGAGCGCCTATGGCCTGAAGCTGATGCAGGACAAAGAGGGCCTGAGCGAAGAGCAGATCATGGCCCTGGACAAGGATGACGTAAACGGCTTCGACCGCTTCTCTGCAGGGTATGACTCCAAGAACGCTAAGCAGATCAGTGACTTCCCATTCTATGGCTCCTTCGCCATGCCGGTGGTGATGATGCTCAACGATAACGTGCGCAGCAAAGCAGGGCAGGTTGTCGTGCTTTACGTGGAGACGATGGCTGTGACGGGCGCCCTTTTCACCATGACCAACGGGAACGTAGAGCGCACGCGCCCCCTTGCCTACAGCGATGATGTGGAGCTTTCGGATAAGAACGACTCAAACGCCAGGAACTCCTTCTACGCCGGCCACACAGCCGCCACCGCAAGTGCAACTTTCTTCGCCGCAAAAGTATTCCACGACTTCAATCCGGACTCCCCGGCCAGGCCCTACGTGTGGGCCGCCGCCGCCGCCATACCGGCGACAGTAGGCTACCTGCGCCTGAAGGCAGGAAAGCACTTCCTGAGCGATAACCTGCTAGGGTACGGGCTCGGTGCTGCCGCGGGTATTCTGGTGCCACAGCTGCACAAGAAGTCGAACACCAGAAACATCAGCCTTATACCTGTCTCAGGCAAGCACTTTAGTGGGGCTTTGATGACCTATACGTTTTAG
- a CDS encoding acyl-CoA dehydrogenase, with the protein MELKTTENQRMIADMVRDFGAKHIKPQMREWDESQEFPVEVFKKLGELGLMGVLVPTEYGGSGFGYLEYVTAIAELARIDGSIGLSMAAHNSLCTGHILQFGNEEQKKKYLPKLATAEWIGAWGLTEPNTGSDAGNMRTVAVQDGDYYVINGAKNFITHGKSGNVAVVIVRTGEVGDSHGMTAFVIEKGTPGFSAGRKEDKLGMRASETTELIFQDCRVHKDQILGEVGEGFVQAMKVLDGGRISIAALSLGIAQGALDAALAYSQERQQFNKPISSFQGIAFKLADMATEVEAASLLTYQAADMKNRGLNVNKESAMAKLFASEVSVRVANEAVQIFGGYGFTKDYPAEKYYRDAKLCTIGEGTSEIQKLVISRAMLK; encoded by the coding sequence ATGGAATTAAAAACAACTGAAAACCAGCGCATGATTGCGGATATGGTCCGGGATTTCGGCGCCAAGCACATTAAGCCCCAGATGCGGGAGTGGGACGAGTCACAGGAGTTTCCGGTGGAGGTCTTTAAGAAGCTTGGTGAGCTGGGCCTGATGGGTGTGCTGGTACCGACGGAGTACGGCGGCTCAGGCTTCGGGTACCTGGAGTACGTAACGGCTATCGCGGAGCTGGCTAGGATCGACGGCTCCATCGGCTTGTCTATGGCGGCACACAACTCCCTCTGCACCGGCCATATACTGCAGTTCGGCAACGAGGAGCAGAAGAAGAAGTACCTGCCGAAGCTTGCCACTGCCGAGTGGATCGGGGCGTGGGGCCTGACGGAGCCGAACACCGGCTCGGATGCAGGCAACATGCGTACGGTGGCCGTGCAGGACGGCGATTACTATGTGATCAACGGAGCGAAGAACTTCATCACCCACGGCAAGTCGGGCAATGTGGCCGTAGTGATCGTGCGCACCGGGGAGGTGGGCGACTCCCACGGCATGACGGCCTTTGTAATTGAGAAAGGCACACCGGGCTTCAGCGCCGGCCGCAAGGAAGACAAACTGGGCATGCGTGCCTCTGAAACAACAGAGCTCATCTTCCAGGACTGCCGCGTACACAAAGACCAGATCCTGGGAGAGGTGGGCGAAGGCTTTGTGCAGGCCATGAAGGTGCTGGACGGCGGCCGTATCTCTATCGCAGCCCTGTCGCTGGGCATTGCCCAGGGCGCACTGGATGCCGCGCTGGCCTACTCGCAGGAGCGCCAGCAGTTCAACAAGCCCATCTCCAGCTTCCAGGGCATCGCCTTTAAGCTGGCAGACATGGCAACAGAGGTGGAGGCGGCCTCGCTGCTTACCTACCAGGCAGCCGACATGAAGAACCGCGGCCTGAACGTGAACAAAGAGTCGGCGATGGCCAAGCTCTTTGCCTCTGAGGTGTCGGTAAGGGTGGCCAACGAGGCGGTGCAGATTTTCGGCGGCTACGGCTTCACCAAAGACTACCCGGCCGAGAAGTACTACCGCGACGCCAAGCTTTGCACCATTGGCGAGGGAACAAGCGAGATACAGAAACTTGTTATATCCAGAGCGATGCTTAAATAA
- a CDS encoding NAD-dependent epimerase/dehydratase family protein, translating into MVFVTGGSGLIGSFLIPALLRQGHPVKALYRGQIPAVAGADRVQWVEGDILDPALLREALAGVEYVFHCAGLVSYAPQDEELLKQVNTEGTANIVDACLEAGSIKLCHVSSIAAVGRPKAVEVLTEKAKWDPAADLSAYASSKYFAELEVWRGVAEGLDAVMVNPSIVLGPADWSRSSTQLFKYVYNERPFYTAGEANFVDVRDVVEAMMRLTFSEISGERFILNAERMSYRAFFEEVAACFGKKAPSIKVPPLLAEAVWRLEHARAWLTGRRPLITKDTARVAKKTHFFSNDKIRKTLSFEFRPVAESVRWVCQELQQQVQGV; encoded by the coding sequence ATGGTATTTGTAACAGGCGGCAGTGGCCTGATCGGCAGTTTTCTGATCCCAGCGCTTTTACGGCAGGGGCACCCGGTAAAGGCGCTCTACCGTGGGCAAATACCCGCTGTGGCCGGCGCTGACCGAGTGCAGTGGGTCGAGGGCGATATTCTGGACCCGGCCCTGCTCCGCGAGGCCCTGGCGGGTGTGGAGTATGTGTTCCACTGTGCCGGCCTGGTGTCCTATGCGCCGCAGGATGAGGAGCTGCTGAAGCAGGTAAACACCGAAGGCACGGCCAACATAGTGGATGCCTGCCTGGAGGCTGGAAGTATAAAGCTTTGCCATGTGAGCTCTATTGCCGCAGTGGGCAGGCCCAAAGCCGTGGAGGTGCTGACCGAGAAGGCCAAGTGGGACCCGGCGGCCGACCTGTCGGCCTATGCCAGCTCCAAGTATTTTGCGGAGCTGGAAGTATGGCGCGGCGTGGCCGAAGGCTTGGACGCCGTGATGGTGAACCCTTCCATTGTGCTTGGCCCGGCCGACTGGAGCCGCAGCAGCACGCAGCTGTTTAAGTACGTGTACAACGAACGCCCTTTCTACACGGCAGGAGAAGCCAACTTTGTAGATGTGCGCGATGTGGTGGAGGCCATGATGCGCCTGACGTTCTCGGAAATCTCAGGGGAAAGGTTTATCTTAAATGCGGAACGGATGAGCTACCGCGCTTTTTTTGAGGAGGTGGCCGCCTGCTTTGGCAAAAAGGCGCCGTCCATAAAAGTGCCGCCCTTGCTGGCGGAGGCCGTCTGGCGGTTGGAGCATGCGCGTGCCTGGCTCACGGGCCGCCGCCCGTTGATCACCAAGGACACTGCGCGGGTGGCCAAGAAAACGCACTTTTTCAGCAACGACAAAATCAGGAAAACCCTGAGCTTCGAGTTCAGGCCTGTTGCGGAGTCGGTGCGCTGGGTGTGCCAGGAGCTGCAGCAGCAGGTGCAGGGTGTGTAG
- a CDS encoding tyrosine-type recombinase/integrase, whose product MDLFFKYLQYEKRYSPHTLTSYHTDLGQFAAYLQQVYDITDAAEADHTIIRSWILTLVQNNIKPRSINRKIACLRSYYRFLLAQERVKVNPMLRIKAPKATKKLPAFVQEEPFNNLLDSFSFEDTFEGQRDRLTLEFLYGTGIRLAELINIEPSDIEERAKTVRVLGKGNKERIVPLNDSLLLALDAYKTEKSHFLGDNNSVKLLVTNKGRPLYPKFVYRVVKKYISLITTSEHNSPHVLRHSFATHLLNKGADLNAIKDLLGHASLAATQVYTHNTIEQLKSIFEKAHPKA is encoded by the coding sequence ATGGATTTATTTTTTAAGTACCTACAGTACGAAAAGCGGTACAGCCCGCACACCTTAACCTCCTATCACACTGATCTGGGGCAGTTTGCGGCTTACCTGCAGCAGGTTTACGACATCACCGATGCCGCCGAGGCCGACCACACCATTATCCGCTCCTGGATTCTGACGCTGGTGCAGAACAACATTAAGCCGCGCTCCATCAACCGCAAAATTGCCTGCCTCCGCTCCTATTACCGATTCCTGCTGGCGCAGGAGCGCGTAAAGGTAAACCCCATGCTGCGCATTAAGGCCCCCAAGGCCACCAAGAAACTCCCTGCGTTTGTGCAGGAGGAGCCCTTCAACAACCTGCTCGACAGTTTTTCTTTTGAGGACACCTTTGAGGGGCAGCGCGACAGGCTGACCCTGGAGTTCCTGTACGGCACCGGCATACGCCTGGCAGAGCTGATCAACATAGAGCCCTCAGACATCGAAGAGAGGGCTAAAACCGTGCGTGTGCTTGGCAAGGGCAACAAAGAGCGCATTGTGCCGCTGAACGACTCCCTGCTTCTCGCCCTTGACGCTTACAAGACTGAGAAAAGTCATTTTTTGGGCGATAACAATTCGGTAAAATTGCTCGTTACAAATAAGGGACGGCCCCTTTACCCAAAATTTGTTTACCGCGTCGTTAAAAAGTATATCAGCTTGATTACCACCTCTGAACATAACAGCCCACACGTGCTGCGCCATTCCTTCGCTACGCACTTACTTAACAAGGGTGCCGACCTGAACGCGATCAAGGACCTGTTGGGCCACGCCAGCCTGGCGGCAACGCAGGTTTACACCCATAACACCATTGAGCAGCTGAAGTCCATCTTCGAGAAAGCTCACCCCAAAGCATAA
- the rpsU gene encoding 30S ribosomal protein S21, with protein sequence MIIVNVKDNESVDRALKRFKKKFERTGVLKELRSRAYFEKPSVSKRKQKERAAYKQQMFAEQNY encoded by the coding sequence ATGATTATTGTAAACGTAAAGGACAACGAGTCTGTAGACCGTGCACTGAAGAGATTCAAGAAGAAATTTGAGAGAACTGGTGTTCTGAAAGAGCTGCGTTCTAGAGCTTATTTCGAGAAGCCATCTGTATCTAAGAGAAAGCAGAAGGAAAGAGCAGCATACAAGCAACAGATGTTTGCTGAGCAAAACTACTAG
- the hpf gene encoding ribosome hibernation-promoting factor, HPF/YfiA family translates to MKLQMHSIHFEADRQLTDFVQHRIDKLETFYDRIVEGEVFLKHNNSDGIATKTVEIKLFVPGSTLFSKEEAPSFEAAADAAVEAMRRQLKKFKEKQMAH, encoded by the coding sequence ATGAAGCTACAGATGCATTCCATCCACTTCGAGGCAGACAGACAATTGACTGACTTCGTTCAGCACCGCATAGACAAGCTGGAAACGTTCTATGATCGCATAGTGGAAGGCGAAGTGTTTCTTAAACATAACAACAGTGACGGTATCGCTACCAAAACTGTAGAGATTAAGCTCTTCGTGCCGGGCTCTACCCTCTTCTCAAAAGAAGAAGCCCCGTCTTTTGAGGCCGCCGCAGATGCCGCCGTAGAGGCCATGCGCCGACAGCTTAAAAAGTTCAAGGAAAAACAGATGGCGCACTAG
- a CDS encoding tyrosine-protein phosphatase: MIQFLKSLFGGSSDPAMGVSLGELGVDMHSHILPGIDDGSDSLERSLELVRAMKELGYRKLIMTPHVMSDFYKNTPEIIREKLQLLRQAVAEAGIDMELDCAAEYYLDEGFLEKLENNQELLTFGDKYLLFETSFLNEPLNLREAIFTMRSKGYQPVLAHPERYTYFYGKYEELVALRELGVMFQPNLNSLAGYYSPGAREVAERLIEQGFVEFLGSDAHGLKHTHTLQKVLSTKHLVKALALPLRNRQL; this comes from the coding sequence ATGATACAGTTTTTGAAAAGCTTGTTTGGAGGGAGCAGTGATCCTGCTATGGGCGTGTCGCTTGGCGAGCTTGGGGTGGACATGCACTCGCATATCCTGCCGGGCATCGACGACGGCTCTGACAGCCTGGAGCGCTCGCTGGAGCTGGTGCGGGCCATGAAGGAGTTGGGCTACCGCAAACTGATCATGACGCCGCACGTGATGAGCGACTTCTACAAGAACACGCCCGAGATCATCCGGGAGAAGCTGCAGCTGCTGCGGCAGGCGGTAGCGGAGGCCGGCATCGACATGGAGCTGGACTGCGCCGCAGAGTACTACCTGGACGAAGGCTTTCTGGAGAAGCTGGAAAACAACCAGGAGCTGCTTACCTTCGGCGATAAGTACCTGCTCTTCGAAACCTCCTTCCTGAATGAGCCCCTGAACCTGCGCGAGGCGATCTTTACGATGCGCTCCAAGGGGTATCAGCCGGTGCTGGCCCACCCGGAGCGCTACACCTACTTCTACGGCAAGTACGAGGAGCTGGTGGCCCTGCGGGAGTTGGGCGTCATGTTTCAGCCCAACCTCAATTCCCTGGCCGGTTATTACTCGCCGGGAGCCAGGGAGGTGGCCGAGCGCCTGATAGAGCAGGGCTTTGTGGAGTTCCTGGGCTCTGATGCCCACGGCCTGAAACACACGCACACGCTGCAGAAAGTGCTTAGCACGAAACACCTGGTTAAGGCGCTGGCTTTGCCTTTGCGCAACAGGCAACTATAG